Proteins encoded within one genomic window of Petrotoga sp. 9PWA.NaAc.5.4:
- the uvrA gene encoding excinuclease ABC subunit UvrA, whose translation MDRWIRIKGAREHNLKNIDVEIPKNTLTVITGLSGSGKSTLALDTIYAEGQRRYLESISSYARQFLGNLKKPDVEYIEGLSPAIAIEQKSVSHNPRSTVGTITEIYDYIRVLFARVGKAFCPKCGIPLESSTVDEIVDSIYKNFQEESRLHIFSPIAKEKKGEFKKEIHNMKISGFKRIEVDGVIYDLDEIESLAKTIRHNINLLIDRVKLRKDNFERIYEAVELALKEGEGFVEIREVDKNEKTLFSQIFSENLACPKCGYSFPEINPKLFSFNSPYGACPECHGLGFKLEVEPDYIFDVQKSLEDGAVLNMGKDTFMVNLMKEVVKSLGEDPSKRLIDMPSKVLNALLYGTDKEIDFSFSKKNGESFDFTREFEGMANWYERRYRETESRDIKEWIEKNFMIQKTCQTCEGKRLREEALSVRISGYNIYELTEMPIYHLKIFFDTLKLSDFEMEVAQELLREIKRRLTFLLDVGLEYLTLGRNATTLSGGESQRVRLATQIGSGLTGVTYVLDEPTIGLHQRDNDRLINTLEKLRDLDNTVIVVEHDENVIRSSNYIIDLGPGAGVNGGKVIYQGETKKLLTNPGNSLTGKYLTGEKRIEILEKNRIIKNASLKIIGASHNNLKNISVEIPLGKFVVVTGVSGSGKSSLIMDTLYPALQKTLYNSKVRPGIYEKIEGLENIDSVISIDQSPIGRTPRSNPATYTGVFDYIREIFAETPEAKLRGYDKGRFSFNVKGGRCEACKGHGVLKIEMQFLPDVYVTCDVCKGKRYNKETLKVTYKGKNIADVLDMTVDEAAEFFKNLPLIFNVLKLLQDVGLGYIRLGQPATTLSGGEAQRIKLTSELRKKSTGNTVYILDEPTTGLHFEDIRKLIKVLNLLVEKGNTVIVIEHELDVIKNADYIIDLGPEGGENGGKIVAVGTPEEIAESGSYTGYYLQKVLEKSKEL comes from the coding sequence ATGGACAGATGGATTCGAATAAAAGGTGCAAGAGAACATAATTTAAAAAATATTGATGTTGAAATTCCAAAAAACACACTAACAGTGATAACAGGCCTTTCTGGTTCAGGAAAATCAACGTTGGCATTGGATACTATTTATGCAGAAGGGCAAAGAAGATACTTAGAATCTATTTCTTCATATGCAAGACAATTTTTAGGTAATTTGAAAAAACCTGATGTTGAATATATAGAAGGATTATCCCCTGCTATTGCAATTGAACAAAAGTCTGTTAGCCATAATCCTCGTTCAACTGTAGGAACTATAACTGAAATTTATGATTACATCAGAGTTTTGTTTGCAAGAGTAGGAAAAGCCTTTTGTCCAAAATGTGGGATTCCTTTGGAAAGTTCAACCGTTGATGAAATTGTTGATAGTATTTATAAAAACTTCCAAGAAGAATCAAGGTTGCATATTTTTTCTCCTATAGCTAAAGAAAAGAAAGGTGAATTCAAAAAAGAGATTCATAATATGAAAATATCGGGATTTAAAAGGATAGAAGTAGATGGTGTTATATACGATCTCGATGAAATAGAATCTCTTGCAAAAACAATCAGGCATAATATAAATCTTCTAATAGATAGAGTCAAATTGAGAAAAGACAATTTTGAAAGAATATATGAAGCTGTGGAATTAGCCTTAAAAGAAGGAGAGGGGTTTGTTGAAATTAGAGAAGTTGACAAAAATGAAAAAACTCTTTTTTCCCAAATCTTTTCGGAAAATTTAGCTTGTCCCAAGTGCGGTTACAGCTTTCCTGAAATAAATCCCAAATTATTTTCATTTAATAGTCCCTATGGTGCTTGTCCTGAATGCCATGGATTAGGTTTTAAACTCGAAGTAGAACCAGATTATATATTTGATGTTCAAAAATCTTTGGAAGATGGTGCTGTTCTAAATATGGGAAAAGACACCTTTATGGTTAATTTGATGAAAGAAGTTGTAAAAAGTTTAGGAGAAGATCCTTCAAAAAGATTGATAGATATGCCAAGTAAAGTTTTGAACGCTTTATTATATGGAACAGATAAAGAAATAGATTTTTCCTTTTCTAAAAAAAATGGTGAATCTTTTGATTTTACAAGAGAATTTGAAGGTATGGCAAACTGGTATGAAAGAAGATACCGTGAAACAGAGTCAAGAGACATCAAAGAATGGATAGAGAAAAATTTTATGATTCAAAAAACATGTCAAACCTGTGAAGGTAAACGTTTAAGAGAAGAAGCTCTAAGTGTAAGAATATCTGGTTACAATATCTATGAATTAACAGAAATGCCTATTTACCATCTAAAAATATTTTTTGACACCTTAAAATTAAGTGATTTTGAGATGGAAGTAGCTCAAGAACTTTTAAGAGAAATAAAAAGAAGATTAACGTTTTTACTTGACGTTGGGCTCGAATATTTAACACTTGGAAGAAATGCTACAACTTTATCGGGAGGAGAATCTCAAAGAGTACGGTTAGCAACTCAAATAGGTTCTGGCCTTACAGGAGTTACATATGTATTAGATGAGCCAACAATAGGTCTTCATCAAAGAGATAACGACAGGTTAATTAATACACTAGAAAAACTTAGAGACTTAGATAACACTGTTATTGTAGTTGAGCATGATGAAAATGTAATTAGATCAAGCAATTATATTATTGATTTGGGGCCTGGTGCTGGAGTAAACGGTGGTAAAGTCATCTACCAAGGTGAAACAAAAAAACTGTTGACAAATCCCGGGAATTCTCTAACAGGTAAATATTTAACAGGAGAAAAAAGAATAGAGATCTTAGAAAAAAATAGAATAATTAAAAATGCTTCTTTAAAAATAATAGGAGCTTCTCACAATAATTTAAAAAACATCAGTGTCGAGATACCATTAGGAAAGTTTGTTGTGGTAACTGGTGTTTCCGGATCTGGAAAGTCTTCTTTAATAATGGATACTCTTTACCCAGCTTTACAAAAAACTTTATATAACTCAAAAGTTAGACCAGGTATTTACGAAAAAATTGAGGGTTTAGAAAATATCGACAGCGTAATTTCTATAGATCAAAGTCCAATTGGAAGAACACCAAGAAGCAACCCAGCAACTTATACAGGTGTTTTTGACTATATTAGAGAAATTTTTGCTGAAACTCCTGAAGCTAAGTTGAGAGGTTATGACAAAGGTAGATTCAGTTTCAATGTTAAAGGTGGAAGGTGTGAAGCTTGTAAGGGACACGGAGTTTTAAAAATAGAAATGCAATTCCTACCTGATGTATATGTCACATGTGATGTATGTAAGGGCAAAAGATACAATAAAGAAACTTTAAAAGTAACTTACAAAGGAAAAAACATCGCAGATGTTTTAGATATGACAGTAGATGAAGCTGCAGAATTTTTCAAAAATCTTCCTTTGATATTCAATGTTTTAAAACTTCTGCAAGATGTCGGTTTAGGATATATCAGATTAGGCCAGCCTGCTACTACGCTTTCAGGTGGAGAAGCCCAAAGAATAAAATTAACTTCTGAATTGAGAAAAAAATCAACAGGTAACACGGTTTATATACTTGATGAGCCAACAACGGGGTTACATTTTGAGGATATACGAAAATTGATAAAGGTACTAAATCTATTGGTAGAAAAAGGAAACACGGTTATAGTTATAGAACACGAATTAGATGTAATAAAAAATGCTGATTATATAATAGACCTTGGACCAGAAGGTGGAGAAAACGGAGGGAAGATTGTAGCTGTTGGAACTCCTGAAGAAATTGCAGAAAGTGGCTCTTACACAGGATATTATTTACAAAAAGTTTTAGAAAAAAGCAAAGAATTATAA
- a CDS encoding ABC transporter permease codes for MNNIIISLIRDSFSSATPILLAALGGTFTFYANVFNIAMEGMMLIGAFFAVLGSYFFQSWFMGILFALISGTIAALIFSLFALYLKTDEFLTGIGINMLALGGTTYLLRNIFSVKGAFVSPQIQTMPKWDIPILRNIPILNEILNNHPFIVYITIILAILIDLIIFHTKFGLRIRATGEDEETARSLGINPDKIKFVSILLSGILSSAAGTFLSLGYVTLFSENMSNGRGWISLAMIVLVRGRPLGILLISLIFGFFESSAFSLQHYNIPSQITSMIPYIVTLVALFIYSLNNMKKEGNEA; via the coding sequence ATGAATAATATAATAATCTCATTGATAAGAGATAGCTTTAGCAGCGCTACTCCAATACTTCTTGCGGCTTTAGGAGGGACCTTTACTTTTTATGCTAATGTTTTTAACATAGCTATGGAAGGTATGATGTTAATTGGTGCGTTCTTTGCAGTTTTAGGTAGTTATTTTTTTCAAAGTTGGTTCATGGGAATATTATTTGCTTTAATTTCTGGCACAATAGCAGCCTTAATTTTTTCTTTATTTGCATTGTATCTTAAAACAGATGAATTTTTGACAGGAATAGGAATAAATATGCTAGCCTTAGGTGGAACAACTTATCTTTTGAGGAATATTTTTAGCGTTAAAGGGGCATTTGTTTCACCACAGATTCAGACTATGCCTAAGTGGGATATTCCCATTTTAAGAAATATTCCGATTTTGAATGAAATTTTAAATAATCATCCTTTTATTGTTTATATTACTATAATTTTAGCTATCTTGATTGACCTGATAATATTTCATACAAAATTTGGTTTAAGAATTAGAGCAACTGGAGAGGACGAAGAAACTGCCAGATCTTTGGGGATCAATCCAGATAAAATAAAATTTGTATCAATATTACTCTCAGGTATTCTTTCATCAGCAGCTGGTACCTTTTTGTCATTAGGTTATGTCACACTTTTCAGTGAAAATATGTCTAATGGAAGAGGATGGATTTCATTAGCTATGATTGTTTTGGTGAGAGGTAGACCTTTGGGAATACTTTTAATATCTTTAATATTTGGTTTTTTTGAAAGTTCGGCTTTTAGCTTACAACACTATAATATTCCATCACAAATAACTTCTATGATACCTTATATAGTAACATTAGTCGCTTTATTTATATATAGTTTAAACAATATGAAAAAAGAAGGTAACGAAGCATAA
- a CDS encoding ABC transporter permease, whose translation MKSLNKVMTGLIGITISFLIGAILIKIQGNSPLLAYKALYDYGFASWFSLSSTLNNATPLILTGMAAAIAFSSNVTNLGEPGQLIVGALIAALLGYYINLPGWLGIIVILVVSGIVGGLYGAIAGVLKKYYKMDEFITTLMLNFIADYLTLYLATYPFLDKKSYVPATHMIKREYFLPVLSGLNSSFFIAVIMIVISFFVSKYLKIGYEWRMMGYNANFSKVGGCNNENNVIWVMFYTGFLSGLAGALLILGGTQHRFMKGIGANYGWDGVMLAIVGGNGVIETSIFAVFFGFLKAGGMGMEFEISIPSEFIMVLQAIIVLLVVSTRSTISYYGNRIKAYSKTKKVVKVDE comes from the coding sequence GTGAAAAGTTTAAATAAGGTTATGACAGGGTTAATCGGAATTACTATTTCTTTTCTTATTGGAGCAATTTTAATAAAGATACAAGGGAATTCTCCCTTGCTTGCGTACAAAGCTCTGTATGATTATGGTTTTGCTTCTTGGTTTTCACTTTCTTCAACATTGAACAACGCAACACCTTTAATATTAACTGGAATGGCTGCAGCAATTGCTTTTAGTTCTAATGTAACTAATCTTGGAGAACCTGGCCAATTAATTGTAGGAGCTTTAATTGCTGCTCTTTTAGGATATTATATTAATCTTCCTGGTTGGTTAGGAATTATTGTTATTTTGGTAGTATCTGGAATAGTTGGTGGGCTATACGGCGCTATAGCTGGGGTACTAAAAAAATATTACAAGATGGACGAATTCATAACTACTTTGATGCTGAATTTCATAGCAGATTATTTAACTTTGTATCTTGCGACTTATCCTTTTTTAGACAAAAAATCTTATGTTCCAGCCACTCACATGATAAAAAGAGAATACTTTTTACCCGTATTGTCTGGATTAAATTCTTCTTTTTTTATTGCGGTTATTATGATTGTTATTTCGTTTTTTGTTTCTAAATATCTAAAAATAGGTTATGAATGGAGAATGATGGGATATAATGCTAATTTTTCAAAAGTCGGTGGGTGTAATAATGAAAATAATGTAATTTGGGTGATGTTTTACACAGGATTTTTATCTGGTTTAGCTGGAGCACTTTTAATATTAGGTGGAACACAACATAGATTTATGAAGGGTATAGGGGCTAATTATGGATGGGACGGAGTCATGTTAGCTATAGTTGGAGGAAATGGAGTAATTGAAACCTCTATTTTTGCTGTTTTTTTTGGATTTTTAAAAGCAGGTGGTATGGGAATGGAGTTTGAAATTTCAATTCCTTCTGAATTCATAATGGTTTTACAAGCTATAATAGTTCTTTTGGTTGTGTCTACAAGAAGTACTATATCTTATTATGGAAATAGAATTAAAGCATACAGTAAAACAAAAAAGGTTGTGAAAGTTGATGAATAA
- a CDS encoding ABC transporter ATP-binding protein yields the protein MAYIEMKDIYKVYPPDVLALEGVNFSLEKGEIHSLVGENGAGKSTLMKILYGMVPLSKGKIFINNKEQKIHNPFIAIELGIGMVHQEFMLIPSFKVYENVILGSEETKVLGVIDKNKILKNLEDVKKRYNFDVDLYAPTSTLSVAAQQKVEILKLLYREVDVLIFDEPTAVLTPQETEQFFKEIKNMKKMGKTIVFISHKLDEVLKVSDRITVMRKGKVIATLENKNLSKNELARMMVEKEVLFNLEKKVIEPGEIIFKAESLTTNSKKQSSSTLKDVNIFVRSGEIVGIAGVEGNGQLELVKCIIGEILPEKGKILIGNRDVTNISIRERRLLIGYIPADRKNYGLALNANLVENFSMTHHLGDKISRNKYTINWKKAKNFSNDLVSNYNILVRSINDIPKNLSGGNQQKIIVAREFSLEAPFLLLDQPTRGLDVASTEYVHSVILQMKEQGKAILLISADLDELLSLSDRLYVIRNGEMVSQLDPNLNSKEEVGEYMLGGRS from the coding sequence ATGGCTTATATAGAAATGAAAGATATATATAAGGTTTATCCTCCAGATGTTTTAGCTTTAGAAGGAGTGAATTTCTCTTTAGAAAAAGGAGAAATTCACTCTCTTGTTGGTGAAAATGGTGCCGGGAAAAGTACTTTAATGAAAATTCTTTATGGAATGGTGCCTCTCTCAAAAGGAAAGATTTTTATAAACAATAAAGAGCAAAAAATACATAATCCATTTATAGCAATAGAATTAGGTATTGGCATGGTTCATCAAGAGTTTATGCTCATACCTTCATTTAAAGTCTATGAAAATGTTATTTTAGGGAGCGAAGAAACAAAAGTTTTAGGAGTTATAGATAAGAATAAGATTTTAAAAAATTTAGAAGATGTAAAAAAAAGATATAATTTTGATGTAGATTTGTATGCTCCTACATCTACTTTGTCGGTAGCTGCGCAGCAAAAGGTAGAAATTTTAAAGCTTTTATACAGGGAAGTAGATGTCCTTATATTCGACGAACCTACCGCTGTTTTAACTCCACAAGAAACTGAGCAGTTTTTTAAAGAAATAAAAAATATGAAAAAAATGGGTAAGACTATAGTTTTTATAAGTCATAAGTTAGACGAAGTTTTAAAAGTTTCGGACAGAATTACAGTTATGAGAAAAGGGAAAGTTATTGCAACTTTAGAAAACAAAAATTTATCAAAAAATGAGTTAGCAAGAATGATGGTGGAAAAAGAGGTTCTTTTTAATTTAGAAAAGAAAGTTATAGAACCTGGAGAGATAATCTTTAAAGCGGAAAGTTTGACTACAAATTCAAAAAAGCAAAGCTCTTCTACTTTAAAAGACGTTAATATTTTTGTAAGATCAGGGGAAATAGTTGGAATTGCTGGAGTGGAAGGGAATGGTCAATTAGAACTTGTAAAATGTATAATAGGAGAAATTTTACCTGAAAAAGGTAAGATTCTGATTGGTAATCGTGATGTAACAAATATTAGCATAAGAGAAAGAAGACTTTTAATAGGTTATATACCTGCTGATAGGAAAAATTATGGTTTAGCTTTAAATGCTAATTTAGTTGAGAACTTCTCTATGACTCACCATTTAGGAGATAAGATTTCAAGGAATAAGTATACAATCAATTGGAAAAAGGCTAAGAATTTTTCAAATGATCTTGTATCAAATTACAATATACTGGTGAGAAGTATAAACGACATACCAAAAAATCTTTCGGGAGGAAATCAACAAAAGATAATTGTTGCAAGAGAATTTAGTTTAGAAGCTCCATTTTTGCTTCTTGATCAACCAACAAGAGGATTAGATGTTGCTTCAACTGAATATGTACATAGTGTAATTTTGCAAATGAAAGAACAAGGAAAAGCCATTTTACTTATTTCTGCTGATTTAGATGAACTTTTATCTTTGAGCGACAGATTGTATGTTATAAGAAACGGAGAAATGGTATCGCAATTAGATCCAAATTTAAATTCAAAAGAAGAAGTTGGTGAATATATGCTCGGAGGTAGATCGTGA
- a CDS encoding BMP family protein — protein MKKYVFIFVLVVIFSFTIFAAPKKVAYVINGSLGDQSFYDSGYAGIQKLKEDYGIEARVIECNFDPSLYYPGLMNAARWADIVFVISYGFEEELKTIAQMFPSKIFVNIDTVVEDPQGIISNVDYVEEEGAFMAGVVAGLVTTMTELPGINPDKLIGAVGGDDDIVIRSFVYGYEQGAKYVDPEIQVKTIYVGTWDDPVKGKQAALQLYSQGVDVIFQIASLTGVGVLQAAQEVGKYAIGVDTNQNSLAPGHVITSDLKEVGKSIELVFKDIIEGNYKPGSLYKLGLKEGAVGLAIDEYTYQILSEETVNKILEIQQDVIEGKIEVKEYRE, from the coding sequence ATGAAAAAGTATGTATTTATTTTCGTCTTAGTTGTAATCTTTTCTTTCACAATTTTTGCAGCGCCTAAAAAAGTAGCTTACGTAATAAATGGTTCATTGGGTGATCAATCATTTTACGATTCAGGTTATGCTGGCATTCAAAAGTTGAAAGAGGATTATGGAATTGAAGCAAGGGTAATCGAATGTAACTTTGATCCTTCTTTGTATTATCCCGGCTTGATGAATGCGGCAAGATGGGCTGATATTGTATTTGTAATTTCATATGGTTTTGAAGAAGAATTAAAAACTATAGCGCAGATGTTTCCGAGTAAGATTTTTGTTAATATAGATACGGTAGTTGAAGACCCGCAAGGAATTATTTCAAATGTGGACTATGTAGAAGAAGAAGGCGCTTTCATGGCTGGTGTAGTAGCCGGATTAGTAACGACTATGACAGAACTACCTGGAATAAATCCAGACAAATTAATAGGAGCTGTAGGTGGTGACGACGATATAGTAATTAGGTCTTTTGTGTATGGATACGAACAAGGAGCGAAATATGTTGATCCCGAAATTCAAGTCAAGACGATTTATGTTGGTACGTGGGACGATCCTGTAAAAGGTAAGCAAGCGGCTTTACAACTTTATTCTCAAGGAGTAGATGTTATATTTCAAATTGCAAGTTTAACCGGGGTTGGAGTTTTACAAGCTGCTCAAGAAGTAGGTAAATATGCAATTGGTGTTGATACCAATCAGAATTCCTTGGCTCCCGGACATGTTATCACCAGTGATTTAAAAGAAGTAGGAAAATCTATTGAACTTGTTTTCAAAGATATAATAGAAGGAAATTACAAACCTGGATCTTTGTACAAACTGGGTTTAAAAGAAGGTGCGGTTGGATTAGCTATAGATGAATATACTTACCAAATACTTTCCGAAGAAACAGTAAATAAAATATTGGAAATTCAACAAGACGTTATAGAAGGGAAAATAGAAGTTAAAGAGTATAGAGAATAA
- a CDS encoding ADP-ribosylglycohydrolase family protein, translated as MKAWQNELERRKKAKPLISKSQDWQHMEEMNIFPEDLLLSYWDSRVPGSYAPESLIVGAVQSVENMGRDVSSAEKLLEKGFEYLKAKNLLQLKAITSEIFFLLSKAKQIESHDYKNFERPLTWEEVSEKFSKEKYNLCENFDIIKDKIYGGWLGQLAGASMGTKLEGYTHDALEEAYGDQLGNYIGEVSTINDDITYELIFLKTYEEKKQGITSNDIAKNWIAYIPFGWSAELVALENIKRGIFPPESGYFNNPFQEWIGSQMRCMVHGLLCPGNPYEASRLAFIDSQVSHSGNGVYGGINSAVMTSLAFIENDPKKIVQKSLDFIPNNSEFKKNVENVVKYCRENEDWVYVLKLVEKDFEKYNWVHLYPNTAAVITSLWYGNGDFNKTMKIVSSFGYDVDCNAGEIGTILGIIYGKENIPAYWSEPLRDTLQTYLPSFHKIKINDLSEWQIHLIFPYL; from the coding sequence TTGAAAGCTTGGCAAAATGAGTTAGAAAGAAGAAAGAAGGCGAAACCATTAATTTCTAAATCTCAAGATTGGCAACATATGGAAGAAATGAATATATTTCCAGAAGATTTATTATTATCTTATTGGGATAGTAGAGTACCTGGTTCTTATGCTCCAGAATCTCTCATAGTAGGAGCTGTCCAGTCTGTTGAAAATATGGGGAGAGACGTTTCATCGGCAGAAAAACTTTTAGAAAAAGGATTTGAATATCTAAAAGCAAAGAATCTATTGCAATTAAAGGCAATAACAAGTGAAATTTTCTTTTTGTTATCTAAAGCTAAGCAGATTGAAAGCCATGATTATAAAAATTTTGAAAGACCTCTAACCTGGGAAGAAGTTTCCGAAAAATTCTCCAAGGAAAAATATAATTTGTGTGAAAATTTTGATATTATAAAAGATAAAATTTATGGGGGATGGTTGGGACAACTTGCAGGTGCTTCTATGGGTACAAAGCTTGAAGGTTACACGCACGATGCTTTAGAAGAAGCTTACGGAGATCAATTAGGTAACTACATAGGGGAAGTTTCTACTATAAACGATGATATAACTTATGAACTAATTTTTTTAAAAACATATGAGGAAAAAAAACAAGGAATTACTTCAAATGATATTGCCAAAAACTGGATAGCGTACATACCTTTTGGTTGGAGTGCTGAATTGGTAGCTCTTGAAAATATAAAAAGAGGAATATTTCCTCCTGAATCAGGATATTTCAACAATCCTTTTCAAGAGTGGATAGGGTCTCAAATGCGCTGTATGGTTCACGGATTATTGTGTCCAGGAAATCCTTATGAAGCTTCCAGATTAGCTTTTATTGATTCACAAGTTTCTCATAGTGGGAATGGTGTTTATGGGGGTATAAATAGTGCAGTTATGACTTCTTTGGCATTTATTGAAAATGATCCCAAAAAGATTGTTCAAAAATCTTTAGATTTCATACCAAATAACAGTGAATTCAAAAAAAATGTAGAAAATGTAGTAAAATATTGTCGAGAAAATGAAGATTGGGTATATGTATTAAAGTTAGTGGAAAAAGATTTTGAAAAATATAACTGGGTGCATTTATATCCAAATACTGCAGCGGTAATTACTTCGTTATGGTATGGTAATGGAGATTTTAATAAAACTATGAAGATAGTATCATCTTTTGGATACGATGTAGATTGTAATGCAGGTGAAATTGGAACAATTTTGGGGATTATTTATGGAAAAGAAAATATTCCGGCGTATTGGTCTGAACCTTTAAGAGATACACTGCAAACATATTTACCATCTTTTCATAAAATAAAAATAAATGATTTATCAGAGTGGCAAATTCATCTTATTTTTCCATATCTTTAG
- a CDS encoding Gfo/Idh/MocA family protein has translation MAKELTYGMVGGAIGSMIGETHRNAILLDGRAKIVAGCFSRNFDKTLKTGKRWGIKKDRLYKDYIEMVEAESTRKKKIDFVVITTTNNTHYEIAKVFLEKGINVVCDKPLTTTLKEAQELKKLADENNLLLCVTYSYVGYPIISIAKQVVENEEIGEIRFINVQYFQGWLAKPIEYENSQAQWRLDPNKSGLANTTADIGSHVENMVSYVTGKEIDSLCARLDTFVKSRQLEDNVSVLINYKGGATGIYCMSQIAIGENNNFGFSIYGSKGTLKWNFKEPNKLIVLFEDSTKIIEKDAQFVEDTNIGFKNTYSLFITDLISKKNGEDINNNNCHFQSVNAGVRGMKFIEKCVESSKKGSVWVSLGGE, from the coding sequence ATGGCAAAAGAGCTGACATATGGAATGGTTGGAGGAGCTATTGGGTCTATGATTGGAGAAACTCATAGAAATGCAATATTGTTAGATGGAAGAGCAAAAATAGTAGCTGGTTGTTTTTCTAGAAATTTTGATAAAACGTTAAAAACTGGTAAAAGGTGGGGTATAAAGAAAGATCGCTTATACAAGGATTATATAGAAATGGTGGAAGCAGAGAGTACCAGAAAGAAAAAAATAGATTTTGTTGTTATTACAACTACTAATAACACACATTATGAAATTGCAAAAGTCTTTTTAGAAAAAGGCATAAATGTTGTTTGCGATAAGCCATTAACAACTACTTTAAAAGAAGCACAAGAACTTAAAAAATTAGCTGACGAAAATAATTTATTGTTATGTGTGACTTACTCATATGTGGGTTATCCAATTATATCGATAGCTAAACAAGTCGTAGAAAACGAAGAGATAGGAGAAATAAGGTTTATTAATGTTCAATACTTTCAAGGTTGGTTGGCAAAGCCCATAGAATATGAAAATAGTCAAGCCCAATGGAGGCTTGATCCTAATAAATCAGGGTTAGCCAATACTACTGCAGATATTGGAAGCCATGTTGAAAATATGGTTTCGTATGTAACAGGAAAAGAAATAGATTCATTATGTGCCAGATTAGACACTTTCGTAAAGTCAAGGCAGTTGGAAGATAATGTCAGTGTTTTAATAAACTATAAAGGTGGGGCTACTGGTATATACTGTATGTCTCAAATTGCGATTGGTGAAAACAATAATTTTGGTTTTTCTATATATGGTTCTAAAGGCACTTTAAAATGGAATTTTAAAGAACCTAATAAACTTATTGTTTTATTTGAAGATAGTACTAAAATAATAGAAAAGGATGCTCAATTCGTAGAAGATACGAATATAGGTTTCAAAAATACATATTCGTTATTTATAACAGATTTAATAAGCAAAAAAAATGGAGAAGATATCAATAACAATAACTGTCATTTTCAAAGTGTTAATGCAGGAGTAAGGGGAATGAAGTTCATAGAAAAATGCGTAGAAAGTTCTAAAAAGGGATCTGTTTGGGTTTCTTTAGGAGGTGAATAA
- a CDS encoding SDR family NAD(P)-dependent oxidoreductase, with protein sequence MAGRLEGKVAIVTGAARGMGKAEAELFAKEGAKVVVADILEEEAKQVAENIKKNGKEAIAVKLDVSKAEEWKKLVDMVVEKWGKVDVLVNNAGILSMAGVEQLTEEEWDKVMNINAKSQFLGIKYVLPAMKKAGKGSIINISSIYGIIGSGAAAAYHASKGASRLLTKTVAAELAKYNIRVNSIHPGVIRTPMTDDLLKDPNNAKGLLGTTVLGRPAEAIEVANGALFLASDESSFMTGSELVIDGGYTAL encoded by the coding sequence ATGGCGGGTAGATTAGAAGGAAAAGTTGCAATAGTTACTGGTGCCGCAAGAGGAATGGGAAAAGCGGAGGCTGAGCTATTTGCAAAAGAAGGAGCAAAGGTAGTAGTTGCAGATATTTTAGAAGAAGAAGCAAAACAAGTTGCCGAAAATATTAAAAAAAATGGGAAAGAGGCAATAGCTGTAAAACTTGATGTATCGAAAGCAGAAGAATGGAAAAAACTTGTTGATATGGTAGTTGAAAAATGGGGAAAAGTAGATGTTCTTGTAAACAACGCAGGAATATTAAGTATGGCTGGTGTAGAACAACTGACAGAAGAAGAATGGGATAAAGTTATGAATATAAATGCAAAAAGTCAATTTTTAGGCATCAAATATGTGCTACCGGCAATGAAAAAAGCAGGGAAAGGCTCAATCATAAATATTTCTTCAATATATGGAATAATTGGTTCTGGTGCAGCAGCAGCTTATCATGCTTCAAAAGGAGCTTCAAGACTTCTAACTAAAACTGTAGCAGCTGAGCTCGCTAAATATAATATAAGAGTTAATTCCATTCATCCCGGTGTTATAAGAACTCCTATGACAGATGATCTTTTGAAAGACCCAAATAATGCTAAAGGTTTGCTAGGAACCACTGTTTTGGGTAGGCCAGCAGAGGCTATAGAAGTTGCAAATGGCGCTTTGTTCTTAGCTTCAGATGAATCTTCATTTATGACTGGTTCTGAATTAGTTATCGATGGTGGATACACTGCATTATAA